A section of the Ciceribacter thiooxidans genome encodes:
- a CDS encoding ABC transporter permease, which produces MFTFTLRRLLFAIPTLLVISFIIFALLDLAPSDPLSDLPLTIPPEVRERIRAAMGADQPFFIRYLRWLHQFFVNEPLNIFEQMTGITVGSGERMRVLSWATRSPVVDLIVQRLPQTLWVVGLSYLFGVMLAIPIGVVSAYKQYSIFDQIGTFVSMVGYSVPTFFTGVLLIVIFSSYLQWFPSIYDTNLRITDWSSFVAQVKQMVLPVAVLTLYNTSQISRFVRASMLDNLHQDYVRTARAKGVKEKVVLLVHVLRNSLIPVVTVIALGVPTIFSGAIITEQIFRVNGLGQLLITAIQGADMPLVQTLTFIFAFLIVLFNLIADVLYGLLDPRIRYD; this is translated from the coding sequence ATGTTCACCTTCACGCTGCGGCGATTGCTTTTTGCAATCCCGACACTGCTGGTCATCAGTTTCATCATTTTCGCCCTGCTCGATCTCGCACCCAGCGATCCCCTGAGCGACCTGCCGCTGACTATTCCTCCCGAGGTTCGCGAGAGGATCCGCGCCGCCATGGGCGCCGACCAGCCCTTCTTCATCCGTTACCTGCGCTGGCTGCACCAGTTTTTCGTCAATGAGCCGCTGAACATTTTCGAGCAGATGACCGGCATCACTGTCGGCTCGGGTGAGCGCATGCGCGTCCTCTCCTGGGCGACGCGCAGCCCCGTCGTCGATCTGATCGTGCAGAGATTGCCGCAGACCCTCTGGGTCGTCGGCCTTTCTTATCTCTTCGGCGTCATGCTGGCGATCCCGATCGGTGTGGTCTCCGCCTACAAACAGTATTCGATCTTCGACCAGATCGGCACCTTCGTCTCGATGGTCGGCTATTCCGTTCCGACCTTCTTCACCGGCGTGCTGCTGATCGTGATCTTCAGCTCCTACCTGCAGTGGTTCCCGTCGATCTACGACACCAATCTCAGGATCACCGACTGGTCCAGCTTCGTCGCGCAGGTGAAGCAGATGGTGCTGCCGGTCGCCGTTCTCACCCTCTACAACACCTCGCAGATCAGCCGTTTCGTGCGCGCCTCGATGCTCGACAACCTGCACCAGGACTATGTTCGCACCGCTCGTGCGAAAGGCGTGAAGGAAAAGGTCGTCCTGCTCGTCCACGTGCTGCGCAACAGCCTGATCCCGGTGGTCACCGTGATCGCGCTCGGCGTGCCGACGATCTTCTCCGGTGCCATCATCACCGAGCAGATTTTTCGCGTGAACGGCCTCGGGCAGCTGCTGATCACCGCGATCCAGGGCGCCGACATGCCGCTCGTGCAGACGCTGACCTTCATCTTCGCCTTCCTGATCGTCCTGTTCAACCTGATCGCCGACGTGCTCTACGGCCTCCTTGATCCGAGGATCCGCTATGACTGA
- a CDS encoding ABC transporter permease — MTDATIAAPAVSPDVEKRGLWRQFRAHPGGVAGLAVFLFIVVAVYAGPLIHTVEPNKIDIRAKNQGPSLAHPFGTDNLGHDMLAQVLAGGQISLAVGITAMLLALFLGTLVGVLSGYLRRLDGILMRLTDLFLALPLLPLLLVIIMLFRDTLRAAFGPETGIFILIVFVIGITSWMHTARIVRGDVLAVKNQEFILAAKSSGMREHRVILKHILPNVMSSIMVSATLGIASAIITESALSFLGLGFPSDFPTWGRLLYDGANFLQLTPSRVLWPGLAISLTVLSVNFIGDAIRDALDPRTLKR; from the coding sequence ATGACTGATGCCACCATCGCTGCACCGGCAGTATCTCCCGACGTCGAGAAACGTGGGCTGTGGCGTCAGTTCAGGGCCCATCCCGGCGGCGTCGCCGGGCTTGCGGTCTTCCTGTTCATCGTGGTCGCCGTCTATGCCGGCCCGCTGATCCACACCGTCGAGCCGAACAAGATCGACATCCGGGCAAAGAACCAGGGACCTTCGCTCGCCCATCCCTTCGGCACCGACAATCTCGGTCACGACATGCTGGCCCAGGTGCTGGCCGGCGGGCAGATATCCCTTGCCGTCGGCATCACGGCCATGCTGCTCGCGCTGTTTCTCGGCACGCTCGTCGGAGTCCTCTCGGGATATCTCCGGCGGCTCGACGGCATTCTGATGCGGCTGACGGACCTCTTCCTGGCCCTGCCCCTGCTGCCGCTGCTGCTCGTCATCATCATGCTGTTCCGCGATACACTCCGCGCCGCCTTCGGCCCGGAGACGGGCATCTTCATCCTGATCGTCTTCGTGATCGGCATAACGAGCTGGATGCATACCGCCCGCATCGTCCGCGGCGACGTTCTGGCGGTCAAAAACCAGGAGTTCATCCTGGCCGCCAAGTCGAGTGGCATGCGCGAACACCGGGTGATCCTGAAGCACATCCTGCCGAACGTCATGAGCTCCATCATGGTGTCAGCGACGCTGGGCATCGCCTCGGCGATCATCACGGAATCGGCGCTCTCCTTCCTCGGGCTCGGCTTCCCGTCGGATTTTCCGACCTGGGGACGCCTGCTCTACGACGGCGCCAACTTCCTCCAGCTCACGCCTTCGCGCGTGCTCTGGCCGGGGCTCGCGATCTCGCTCACGGTCCTCAGCGTCAACTTCATCGGCGATGCGATCCGCGACGCGCTCGATCCGCGGACGCTCAAGCGCTGA